The segment TCTCTGTATTTTTGTGTAACTTTTACTTTGTACTTGTAAAATTATATCATGAGTAGGATGCAACAACAAAAATCTTGGATATTTTGGAGGGGAAACCTGACCTAGTTATAGGAAACTATACGGATGGAAACTTGGTGGCATCGCTGATGGCAAATAAGCTTGGAATTACTCAGGTTacttaacttatatatataatgtacaCTCATTTGATGTACACTAGTTGCctggattatatatatatatatatatataatgtacactcatttgatatatataatgtaCTTATGTACACTCTATATACTTGCCTGGATTTCATTTCATTTGATGCacactaattatatatatatatataatgtacaGTCGTTTGAtgtcaaaacaaaataattgaaatgaaaaagttttttttgttcatataaTCCAGGCAACTATTGCACATGCCTTGGAGAAGACTAAATACGAAGACTCGGACAACAAATGGAAAGAGTTTGATCCTAAATATCATTTTTCATCTCAATTCACGGCGGACTTAATCTCTATGAACTCTGCCGATTTCATCATAGCTAGCACTTATCAAGAGATTGCTGGAAGGTGATTTAATTTATTTCACGAGGACAATGCATTATTCTCATCAAGGAAACTCGACCATGGTTATAACATTGTCTTGTTCGGTTTAATTTTGACAGCAAAGAAAGAGCGGGACAATACGAGAGCCACATGAGCTTCACACTCCCGGGACTATACAGAGTTGTCTCCGGCATCAATGTCTTTGATCCGAGGTTCAACATTGCAGCTCCTGGCGCGGATGACTCTATATACTTCCCTTTTACCTCACAAGACCGAAGATTCACCAAGTTTCATCCTTCCATTGAAGAACTATTGTATAGCcaaaatgagaatgatgaaCACATGTATGTCTCTTTTCCCTGTTTACCTTTTCTACTCGTTTACATTCAACTGTTTGAATAAAATATCTATCACATTGAGTGAAATCATCAATTACATTAgatgtttatttaaaaattctaaactgaTATATTTCTTGTCAGTGGTTAAATTTAATGgatatttttctttatgaaCAAAAGTGGCTACTTGGTGGACAAGAAGAAACCGATCATCTTCTCAATGGCAAGGCTAGATGTTGTGAAAAACTTAACCGGATTAACAGAGTGGTACGCCAAGAACAAGAGGCTACGAGATTTAGTCAACCTTGTAATCGTAGGAGGATTCTTTGACCCTTCCAAGTCTAAAGACAGGGAAGAGATCTCGGAGATAAAGAAGATGCACTCCCTGATTGAGAAATACCAACTCAAGGGTCAGTTTAGATGGATCGCAGCTCAAACTGATCGGACACGAAACGGTGAACTTTACCGGTGTATTGCGGATACAAGAGGTGCTTTTGTGCAACCTGCACATTATGAAGCCTTTGGTCTTACTGTCATTGAAGCCATGAGCTGTGGTTTGGTCACATTCGCCACGAACCAAGGAGGTCCTGCCGAGATTATCATGGATGGTGTCTCTGGATTCCACATTGATCCGAGCGATGGAGAAGAATCGAGTGATAAGATTGCAGATTTCTTTGAGAAATGCAATATCGATCCTAATTATTGGAATCTGTTTTCGGCTGAAGGGCTGCAACGCATATATGAATGGTATATATATCTTCAGCTATTTATGGAAGATAATAGCTTAGGCCATCCAAAGGGAATGATTCTAAAAGTAGTATCATTTCTATGATTATATATGTGCAGCTATACATGGAAGATATATGCAAACAAACTGATAAACATGGGAAGCACATATAGCTACTGGAGGCATTTGAACAAAGATCAGAAATTGGCAAAGCAAAGATACATCCATTCCTTCTACAATCTCCAATACAAGAGTTTGgtaaaataatttaatcttctttttttctttaacttaTGACATGATCAGAATCAAAAGTTTGAAgcatacatgtttttttttgtttggaccAGGTGAAAATTATACCCATAGTGAGTGATATTCCTCAGCCTCCTCCCCCTCCTCCTAAGCCTTTAGTTAAACCATCAGCAACTCGAGGGTAAACTGAAGTAACTATTCAAAAATAACTGGAGACTGTTAGTATGTGCTAATTACtgctagttttttttcttacttttcaGCTCGAAGCGAACACAGTCACGATTGAGTTTCAGGCTCTTTGGTGCTTAAGCTCTCTTGAAAAGGTGTAGCTAATTGCAAAAATATCCAAACGTCGTTGGtgttctacttcatatatttatgTGTATTAAATTGTTTGATTAAACAGTAAAATAAAGGGAAAACACACAAATGTATTTCACTTTTACCATTGTTCTTATTTGAAAGTTTTAAGTGTGATTAATAATTAGTATGCTGAAATTGAAGGATTTGAAAATATACATCGAactaatctcttatatatttattgagaatcatttaaaaagttgtaacctatattttgtactaattaaaaaaaaagacttgatGATGTATCACTTAATTATGATATCAATTTGACTTATGTGGCAGCATAAGAATCAATTGAATAATTTGTAAGTCCAAAATCTAATAGCTAGAAAACCTTATAGTATAACAAACGTGTACTGTATATTATTTATGGTATACGATAAGCAAATTGGTAAACCAAACTCGAGCATAGTAAATGTCTTTCAGTTATGATGAAAGACAAAAAAACTGGTTTAAGTATATTCGTATTCATACGTCGTCTAATACAAATACACTTTTCCATTATGGAATCATATATAAACGATGATGTAAATATGGAATATTTGATAATCCTATATAATCATATACAAACGGTGATATAATCTGtgagtttttaagtttttgataaTTCTAgtgtatgaatggtgaccagggaacggcgaggaataatgcatttcctaacgttcctaaaaaaatcaccattcacaacGAATAATAATTCTTTCTTATTCcctttcattcatttttttgtagagaattagagaacaaaattattccttGATAAAATTGATAAGGAACAACCATTCTTTTTCATTCCTGTTATTTTATTCTCAaacattcatttttttattcGTTCTTCTTGTTTCCCGAATGGTCACCAGTCAGACCAGGATATCATATAGGGGATTAATTAGTGTTCTGTATATTTAGTGTTGAAAACAGAAGAAGGTGTTGATGTTGGTTAACTTCAAcaacattcaaaaaaaaaattggtcggtatctattctattaattcTGCAGCATGACTATTTGATATTTGTTTGGTCCAATTATTTATAACCCACtttcttaaaaatttaactgccatgacatgtatatatattataacctcCTCTTCCGTTGATATGTTA is part of the Brassica napus cultivar Da-Ae unplaced genomic scaffold, Da-Ae ScsIHWf_1110;HRSCAF=1577, whole genome shotgun sequence genome and harbors:
- the LOC125595989 gene encoding sucrose synthase 5; protein product: MINPEIHNTMEMTSGLLGNGIPEAMGQNRGNIKRCLEKYIEKGRRLLKLNQLMDEMEIVINDLVQRKQVMEGDLGKILCFTQEAVVIPPNVAFAVRGNPGNWQYVKVNSSDLSVEALSNTQYLKLKEFLFDENWAKDDNALEVDFGAFDFTLPQLSLSSSVGNGLSFVSSKLGGRLNDNPQSLVDYLLSLEHQGENLMMNETLNTARKLEMSLILADVFLSELPKETPFQAFELRFKEWGFEKGWGENAGKVKETMRILSEILQAPDPRNIDRFFARIPRIFNVVIFSIHGYFGQNDVLGLPDTGGQVVYILDQVKALEDELLHRINSQGLNFKPQILVVTRLIPDAKDTKCNQELEPITGTKHSNILRIPFVTENGILRRWVSRFDIYPYLEKFTKDATTKILDILEGKPDLVIGNYTDGNLVASLMANKLGITQATIAHALEKTKYEDSDNKWKEFDPKYHFSSQFTADLISMNSADFIIASTYQEIAGSKERAGQYESHMSFTLPGLYRVVSGINVFDPRFNIAAPGADDSIYFPFTSQDRRFTKFHPSIEELLYSQNENDEHIGYLVDKKKPIIFSMARLDVVKNLTGLTEWYAKNKRLRDLVNLVIVGGFFDPSKSKDREEISEIKKMHSLIEKYQLKGQFRWIAAQTDRTRNGELYRCIADTRGAFVQPAHYEAFGLTVIEAMSCGLVTFATNQGGPAEIIMDGVSGFHIDPSDGEESSDKIADFFEKCNIDPNYWNLFSAEGLQRIYECYTWKIYANKLINMGSTYSYWRHLNKDQKLAKQRYIHSFYNLQYKSLVKIIPIVSDIPQPPPPPPKPLVKPSATRGSKRTQSRLSFRLFGA